Proteins encoded in a region of the Chelonoidis abingdonii isolate Lonesome George chromosome 2, CheloAbing_2.0, whole genome shotgun sequence genome:
- the OC90 gene encoding otoconin-90, protein MFGETGGQESEPPALPPELPLAPERNLNNITFFNGVFQNVDSVALFFDCLGSHFTWLQSIFTNFPALLHFVSKMRCVTGLCPRDFEDYGCSCRFEMEGLPVDEADSCCFQHRKCYEEAVELECSWDPAKISMDISCLTKNITCEFGDPCEQLLCNCDKVAIECFVHSHVNSSLNGLDVSFCPGQVTETTSKKGLTTLPMEELLYHRGDNPLLTTTSMTEGIPPAASNTSLKPPTSESSPRELSSARGRTPKAEFIARDHEGTSASFVDPTLTVTTVKITATAAAATEIQRGQEGDLIVSAPSGLTEDAFLMEGPTTATAGINSTGPDVIPSGNDPTTTTEQETSFKIGEASTASSAISLEVTLAERGPDEAVRQVCDRFTFLQMSGNGKVKRELPRLGEMLFCLTDRCPQEFESYGCYCGQEGRGYPTDVLDRCCFSHQCCIEQVKKLGCQPEGSLRSEVVCLDHKPKCIGWSMCEKLLCTCDKTAAECMAAASFNESLRFLTRQTCQANKASCQSGIAERPAGDTGVGTRTSSSEESSEEAGPWRSALRRIKRAARHPWGKARATLQER, encoded by the exons ATGTTTGGTGAGACAGGCGGCCAAGAATcggagcccccagcccttccaccagAGCTTCCACTTGCACCTGAAAGAAATCTGA ACAATATCACATTCTTCAATGGGGTCTTTCAAAACGTGGACAGTGTTGCATTGTTTTTTG ACTGCCTGGGTTCTCACTTCACTTGGCTACAGTCTATATTTACCAACTTCCCTGCATTGCTCCATTTTGTGAGCAAAATGAGGTGTGTAACTGGACTTTGCCCCAGGGATTTTGAAGACTATGGCTGCTCTTGCCGGTTCGAGATGGAAGGGCTCCCTGTGGATGAAGCGGACAG cTGCTGTTTCCAGCACCGCAAATGTTATGAAGAAGCTGTGGAGCTGGAGTGCTCATGGGACCCTGCCAAGATTTCTATGGACATCAGCTGTCTGACGAAAAACATTACCTGTG AGTTTGGGGATCCTTGTGAACAACTTCTCTGCAATTGTGACAAAGTGGCTATTGAGTGTTTTGTCCACTCACACGTTAACTCTTCCTTGAATGGCCTGGATGTCTCCTTCTGTCCAGGTCAGGTTACAG AAACAACTAGCAAGAAAGGATTGACAACGCTTCCTATGGAGG AACTTCTGTACCACAGGGGTGATAACCCACTGCTGACAACTACTTCCATGACAGAAG gaattccACCTGCAGCCAGCAATACCAGCTTGAAACCCCCCACTTCTGAGT CGAGTCCCAGAGAGCTCAGCAGTGCACGGGGGAGAACGCCCAAAGCAGAAT TTATCGCAAGAGATCACGAAGGCACATCTGCTTCCTTCGTGGATCCCACGCTAACAG TTACTACAGTGAAGATCacagccacagcagcagctgctactgAAA TTCAGAGGGGGCAGGAAGGCGATTTAATTGTAAGTGCACCTTCAGGACTTACAGAGGATGCTTTCCTGATGGAAGGACCAACCACAGCCACAGCAGGTATTAACTCAACAGGGCCAGACGTGATACCCAGTGGAAACGATCCCACCACGACAACAGAACAAG AGACAAGCTTTAAGATAGGAGAAGCGAGCACAGCTTCCTCTGCGATATCCCTAGAAGTGACACTCGctgagaggggacctgatgaAGCTGTCAGACAAG TCTGTGACAGATTCACCTTTCTGCAAATGAGTGGGAACGGAAAGGTGAAGCGAGAGCTGCCTCGGCTGGGAGAAATGCTATTTTGCTTGACTGATCGATGCCCACAGGAATTTGAATCTTATGGCTGCTACTGTGGCCAAGAAGGAAGAGGTTATCCTACAGATGTACTTGACAG gTGCTGTTTCTCCCACCAATGCTGTATAGAACAAGTTAAAAAACTTGGGTGCCAGCCAGAAGGAAGTTTGAGATCTGAAGTTGTATGTTTAGATCATAAACCGAAGT GCATTGGCTGGAGCATGTGTGAGAAGCTCCTGTGTACCTGTGATAAGACAGCAGCTGAGTGTATGGCTGCCGCCTCTTTCAATGAAAGCTTGAGGTTCCTAACTAGGCAAACCTGCCAAGCGAACAAAGCCTCATGTCAGAGTGGAATAGCTGAAAGGCCTGCAGGTGACACTGGAGTAGGCACCAGAACCTCCAGCTCTGAGGAGAGCAGTGAGGAGGCAGGTCCATGGAGGAGTGCTTTAAGAAGAATAAAGAGAGCTGCACGACACCCCTGGGGAAAAGCCAGAGCCACACTACAGGAGAGATAG